One Drosophila willistoni isolate 14030-0811.24 chromosome 2R unlocalized genomic scaffold, UCI_dwil_1.1 Seg167, whole genome shotgun sequence DNA segment encodes these proteins:
- the LOC6643998 gene encoding peptidyl-prolyl cis-trans isomerase, rhodopsin-specific isozyme yields the protein MKFSGLLFLFCSALLTRTAIGLSFTVTSRIYMDVKHNKQPLGRITFGLFGKLAPKTVANFRHICLRGINGTSYVGARFHRIVDRFLVQGGDIVNGDGTGSISIYGDYFEDEAKALDVEHNRPGYLGMANRGPNTNGCQFYVTTVGAQWLDGKHTVFGKVLEGMDTIYAIEDVKTDTDDFPVEPVVISNCGEIPTEHFEFYPDDFNIMGWIRAAGLPVTSSFLVLLIFHYFFRQLNMYC from the exons ATGAAGTTCAGTGGTCTACTTTTTCTGTTCTGCTCTGCCCTACTGACCCGCACGGCAATTGGCCTCAGCTTCACGGTGACCTCACGCATCTATATGGATGTCAAGCATAATAAGCAACCTCTGGGACGCATTACATTCGGACTCTTTGGCAAATTGGCTCCGAAAACGGTGGCCAACTTTCGGCACATTTGCCTTCGGGGGATCAATGGTACCAGCTATGTTGGAGCACGATTTCATAGGATTGTGGATCGCTTTCTAGTGCAAGGAGGTGACATAGTCAATGGCGATGGAACCGGTTCGATAAGCATCTATGGCGATTATTTTGAAGATGAGGCGAAAGCCCTAGATGTTGAGCACAATCGTCCGGGCTATTTGGGAATGGCTAATCGGGGACCCAATACGAACGGGTGTCAATTCTACGTGACCACAGTGGGAGCCCAGTGGTTGGATGGCAAGCACACGGTTTTCGGCAAAGTGCTCGAAGGCATGGACACTATCTACGCCATAGAAGAC GTAAAAACCGACACCGATGACTTCCCCGTGGAGCCTGTGGTCATCTCCAATTGCGGAGAAATACCCACGGAACATTTCGAATTCTATCCGGATGATTTCAATATAATGGGTTGGATAAGGGCCGCAGGATTACCTGTCACTAGTTCCTTTTTAGTTCTTCtcatttttcattatttcttTCGTCAACTCAACATGTATTGCTAA
- the LOC6643997 gene encoding uncharacterized protein LOC6643997, translated as MSQNELQSSELDGGGGGDGGDDISEEQEGSLEEESQPKPKPSKLSKNSVKPSYSVARSKGNYCCIVKEYFSEYTNLVDSLIILPRLIIHKTGFQKNLTYGLTLTIRNMGLYPRLIQLSSDSPIDTSISIVEADLHRYLETDETLDVKIWIRSSTPQDINRRRHIFIQSFHPDIIFQVPIIVLDKESSPSICEAITFPSSVPSNNTHFEMIVYNPTKSRLRMRCRNTYRGLSINTLNKELIPPRDYLKILLTLHPRKLQVYKGFFNVKFGVTPPHLVVFDYTPKSMGVYVGAGYVKFGLARFGSEHLRSIRVCNDSPHEVFIDGDFQYERRQTDTSRSSASTHSKLSNKLIEDAISMHSVLMYDFEDNASAQNVAYDARAGKHFCVSAPKTLEAWASDQIIISLRPVYSESEPFAEELEPPYHQRTKLMFCVSDVEECVESHFLIVTGDVAGVEVEVHPSVIDFRKIYLGEEHCAHIKFLNVDDVQAKVTFKDYNDPEMGGVRITPVEGFQLEPCTRGIFHLSFFSTIPSRFTLTLRFKVENGAYHKVLVKGTGQHVQLRTFPQLVEFGSIPMAVPQKRYMLLMNPLAVPITLQVHATEDGEEQPLVLNIRDSSEMLPITVRDPISHLQRVHEDLRNSDPLLNGDIELSNMEPDMLSLQSYKQNESVYSVEFEEDVMEPVPVMAAHLLTNLKKQKIFDKSETDKRVIQEALQSLLNTKYFSVFTKHNNFIFMDWNAIPSDPQEVYCDNEIIYLRPNTGRSITILVIPNKVGYFHRSLTVRICPALPSGNPDSSEDQPNARTLIKSDFLCSKLWFEYNCCVPEIEWDNLVDLTRRIIYAGESYDFDMKFMNLSNVGGFLHFDVIPNDMSFRDGTWKFYISSGCQIEAKCSVTFRSLRTTKLSGLVKIVGAPRPYPFHLLANVLPTEIRIDPTYVHGRLQVYELSKIHFYIDNYSPTNTKLSMKLKDDEFQYLTTMGGILASSGQSMYTTLVSCFPDPDLYQNVLFIDLQFEHIIELPITFLVEGVPLYFFPNIREGFNAGLLYTDTKESFHNNIYSHRFPVKVINRGLRDYRVQITRVKIYGTSMVSGGACSVQPLTARLDIMPKHITLASGEEEQLEILASSYAPGTFFCDFLLEVTDLKYPQRKFVIKINTQATFMEAQMSWQPKQLLVNCQRREPHKEHPHIETLKLTNHLNVEIDQVVLQAAGPFRIKELFEHTFEKEIGVKIKALEHKEIFVMINKGAFKHLQCRQIEGRINVMARGKPQKPLIVKVSVQVPEVVILQPELVLFDRGHPYNVSVNIVNQGCLIADFKWKRLETQEQFVGDVDDPQGLVSDFLAEILRMLEYNFTCDDEPNMTLRYQQCRCQFVRETESGNLVLDILDEVINDLDLAHRRFVIPGMEIVPPAVDNSDDCNSKCFVERTIYDILDRLNIESSQELSPVSSEYCFAESYIYFHEKSGQVNIAEDLQCLLHIPHIRRSHEVKARFELSILGGQSQYLSVTLVNLQQLLKFHKETLYLGIKPWYESYHATVRISNVTKYPLSLIVGEMNPTPRNRQLIEGYAKLESSETFESKPFSEDRIKVNGIFGFNENFLSTFGVVINTSAYCYFRLKGQGILPILSLSSDLPRVPQDTSEIIDEYYFMQRIYHYEIFKSITETDKELMAPAGEEDGKSHGLESDGISDDFSLYSTTDDEDQGEEEMNSERQRLRDYQMFRVVQSYVLVNNNQEVPHPVVLKQMLLAERYIYRLHHRPEVYALHQQVYQSYVKQDKSATKAKAVNVKHFTVQPIPCEQHGYVLDLGLMPLNTLRRFEIRLHFYGPGKLKASARTAVRIPGLYVDFQVGNHADKKFSFWAEKCTALEYFKDKYRNMVERVTSNPEESFRLKHAHSFDLDRSTRHQRNLHSKDRHIIDEYYNSLNLSVYPDHKHHFTLAKVFSASPTNFSGVDIHLVGFFKPESKFYERNQILQDYIYIDLHLGPTLPILLKGRLV; from the exons ATGTCGCAGAATGAATTGCAATCTAGTGAATTGGATGGAGGCGGCGGCGGTGATGGCggcgatgacatttctgaggAGCAGGAAGGCTCTCTGGAAGAAGAGTCTCAGCCGAAACCGAAACCTAGTAAACTTTCAAAAAACTCGGTTAAACCTAGTTATAGTGTGGCCAGATCAAAGGGGAACTACTGCTGCATAGTAAAGGAAT atttcaGTGAATATACGAATTTGGTTGATTCACTGATTATATTGCCACGCCTCATAATACATAAGACTGGTTTTCAGAAGAATTTAACATATGGTCTAACATTGACTATTCGAAATATGGGTTTA TATCCTCGTTTGATCCAATTGAGTTCGGATAGCCCCATAGATACTTCTATTTCCATAGTGGAAGCGGATTTGCATCGTTATCTTGAAACAGACGAAACACTAGATGTAAAAATTTGGATACGTAGTAGTACACCACAGGATATCAATCGACGTCGTCACATTTTCATACAATCCTTTCATCCGGACATTATTTTCCAAGTTCCTATTATTGTGCTCGATAAGGAGAGCAGTCCATCCATCTGCGAAGCTATCACATTTCCCAGCAGTGTGCCAAGCAACAATACACACTTCGAGATGATCGTCTATAATCCCACCAAAAGTCGCCTGCGAATGCGTTGCAGAAA TACCTATCGTGGACTATCAATTAATACGCTTAATAAGGAGTTGATTCCTCCTCGGGATTATTTAAAGATTCTGCTCACGCTGCATCCACGTAAATTGCAAGTTTACAAGGGTTTTTTCAACGTTAAATTCGGAGTAA CCCCACCCCATTTGGTTGTCTTTGATTATACACCCAAGTCCATGGGAGTTTATGTAGGCGCTGGCTATGTGAAATTTGGCTTGGCTAGATTCGGGAGCGAACACTTGCGCTCGATTCGCGTCTGCAACGATAGTCCCCATGAGGTCTTTATCGATGGGGACTTTCAATATGAACGACGGCAAACAGATACATCGCGGAGTTCGGCATCGACACACTCGAAGCTATCCAATAAGTTGATTGAGGACGCCATTAGTATGCATAGTGTGCTCATGTATGACTTCGAGGATAATGCCAGCGCTCAGAATGTTGCCTATGATGCGAGGGCGGGAAAACATTTCTGTGTATCAGCTCCCAAGACTCTTGAGGCCTGGGCGAGTGATCAGATAATAATCTCTTTACGACCCGTGTACAGTGAGAGCGAACCCTTTGCGGAGGAGCTAGAACCTCCGTATCATCAGCGCACTAAATTGATGTTTTGCGTATCCGATGTCGAGGAGTGCGTCGAATCTCATTTTCTAATTGTCACTGGCGATGTGGCCGGCGTCGAGGTTGAGGTTCATCCCAGTGTAATTGATTTTCGAAAAATCTATTTGGGTGAAGAGCATTGTGCGCACATTAAATTCCTCAATGTCGATGACGTTCAGGCCAAGGTGACATTTAAAGATTATAACGATCCAGAAATGGGTGGAGTGCGCATAACTCCCGTGGAGGGATTTCAATTGGAGCCCTGTACACGGGGCATATTTCATTTGTCCTTTTTCTCGACTATTCCATCGCGTTTTACGCTTACATTGAGATTCAAAGTGGAGAACGGAGCTTACCACAAAGTGCTAGTCAA AGGCACTGGCCAACACGTGCAGCTGCGTACATTTCCCCAGCTGGTGGAATTCGGTAGCATACCGATGGCTGTGCCGCAAAAGCGTTATATGCTTCTGATGAATCCACTGGCTGTGCCAATCACTCTGCAGGTTCATGCCACAGAGGATGGGGAGGAACAACCCCTTGTACTCAATATTCGAGACTCATCGGAAATGCTTCCCATAACGGTTCGCGATCCAATCAGCCATTTGCAGCGTGTCCATGAAGATTTGCGGAATAGTGATCCTCTGTTGAATGGAGACATCGAGTTGTCCAATATGGAACCAGATATGTTGTCCCTTCAGTCGTATAAGCAAAACGAATCCGTCTACAGTGTCGAGTTCGAGGAAGATGTCATGG AGCCTGTTCCTGTTATGGCCGCACATCTTCTGACCAATCTaaagaaacagaaaatatTCGATAAGTCCGAAACAGATAAACGAGTCATTCAGGAAGCTTTGCAGAGTCTACTCAATACCAAATATTTTTCCGTATTCACCAAGCATAACAATTTCATATTCATGGACTGGAATGCCATACCCAGTGACCCCCAGGAAGTTTATTGCGACAATGAGATCATCTATTTGCGACCGAATACGGGCAGAAGTATAACCATATTGGTCATTCCGAATAAGGTGGGCTATTTCCATAGATCACTCACGGTGCGTATCTGCCCGGCACTTCCCAGTGGTAATCCGGATTCAAGTGAGGATCAACCGAATGCTCGTACTCTGATCAAATCTGATTTCCTGTGCTCCAAACTCTGGTTCGAATACAATTGCTGTGTTCCGGAAATCGAATGGGATAATTTGGTTGATCTGACTCGACGTATTATCTATGCGGGTGAAAGCTATGACTTTGATATGAAGTTTATGAACTTATCAAATGTCGGAGGTTTTCTCCATTTTGATGTCATT CCCAATGACATGAGTTTTCGGGATGGCACATGGAAATTTTACATCAGTTCCGGTTGTCAAATCGAGGCAAAATGTTCGGTAACATTCCGTTCGCTACGTACAACCAAATTGTCGGGTTTGGTGAAAATTGTGGGAGCCCCTAGACCTTATCCCTTTCATTTGTTGGCCAACGTCTTGCCCACGGAAATACGCATTGATCCAACCTATGTCCATGGACGTTTGCAGGTCTATGAACTAAGTAAAATTCATTTCTATATAGACAACTATTCGCCGACCAATACTAAGCTCTCAATGAAGTTG AAAGACGACGAGTTTCAGTACTTGACCACAATGGGAGGAATTTTAGCATCCTCGGGTCAAAGCATGTATACCACATTGGTTTCATGTTTCCCTGATCCGGATCTATATCAGAATGTTTTGTTCATCGACCTGCAATTTGAGCATATCATCGAATTACCGATTACGTTTCTGGTTGAGGGAGTGCCTCTCTacttttttccaaatattCGGGAAGGATTTAACGCTGGTCTTCTCTATACCGATACGAAAGAGTCCTTTCATAATAATATCTACTCCCATCGTTTTCCCGTGAAGGTCATTAATCGTGGATTGCGAGACTATCGCGTTCAAATTACCCGTGTAAAGATCTACGGTACAAGTATGGTCAGTGGTGGTGCATGCTCGGTTCAACCTTTGACAGCACGGCTGGACATAATGCCCAAACACATCACGTTGGCATCGGGAGAGGAAGAACAGCTTGAGATACTGGCCAGTAGTTATGCACCAGGCACTTTCTTCTGTGATTTTCTTCTGGAGGTGACCGACTTGAAATACCCCCAACGGAAATTTGTCATCAAAATCAATACGCAAGCCACTTTCATGGAGGCCCAAATGAGTTGGCAGCCCAAACAATTGTTGGTCAATTGTCAACGTCGTGAACCTCATAAAGAACATCCACATATCGAGACCCTAAAACTGACTAATCATCTAAATGTCGAGATTGATCAGGTAGTTTTGCAAGCAGCAGGTCCCTTCCGGATCAAAGAGCTATTCGAGCACACGTTCGAGAAGGAAATAGgtgtaaaaataaaagctCTGGAGCACAAGGAGATCTTTGTCATGATAAACAAGGGTGCCTTTAAGCACTTGCAGTGCAGACAGATCGAGGGTCGCATTAATGTTATGGCCAGAGGTAAGCCCCAGAAGCCACTTATCGTTAAGGTCTCAGTTCAAGTGCCTGAGGTCGTGATATTACAACCCGAATTGGTACTGTTCGATCGTGGCCATCCTTATAATGTCAGCGTTAACATAGTCAATCAAGGTTGCCTGATCGCGGACTTTAAGTGGAAGCGCCTAGAAACCCAGGAGCAATTCGTGGGTGATGTTGACGATCCCCAAGGCTTGGTTTCCGATTTTCTAGCCGAAATTCTACGTATGCTCGAATACAATTTCACCTGTGACGATGAACCGAATATGACTTTGCGCTATCAGCAGTGTCGCTGCCAGTTTGTGCGCGAGACAGAGTCAGGTAACTTGGTCCTGGACATACTCGATGAGGTCATCAACGATTTGGATTTAGCCCATCGACGTTTTGTCATTCCGGGCATGGAAATTGTTCCCCCTGCTGTGGATAACAGCGATGACTGCAATTCAAAGTGTTTCGTTGAACGCACCATCTACGACATATTGGATAGACTTAATATCGAGTCTAGTCAAGAACTGTCGCCTGTAAGTTCGGAATATTGTTTTGCCGAGAGCTATATCTACTTTCACGAGAAAAGCGGTCAAGTTAATATAGCCGAGGATCTTCAGTGTCTACTGCACATACCGCACATAAGACGCTCCCACGAGGTAAAGGCTCGTTTTGAACTATCCATTTTGGGTGGACAAAGTCAATATTTGTCTGTTACTTTAGTGAATCTACAGCAGTTGCTAAAGTTCCACAAGGAGACCCTATATCTGGGAATTAAG CCTTGGTATGAGAGTTACCATGCCACGGTGAGGATCTCGAATGTCACGAAATATCCTTTGAGCCTTATTGTAGGGGAAATGAATCCCACACCACGTAATAGACAACTGATTGAGGGCTATGCCAAGTTGGAGTCTAGTGAAACATTTGAATCTAAGCCCTTCTCCGAGGATCGCATCAAAGTCAATGGAATTTTCGGTTTCAATGAGAACTTTCTCAGCACTTTCGGTGTGGTTATCAATACAAGTGCCTATTGTTACTTTCGACTGAAAGGTCAAGGGATTTTGCCCATACTCAGCTTGTCTTCGGACCTACCACGGGTCCCACAAGATACTAGTGAAATTATAGATGAATATTACTTCATGCAACGCATCTATCACTATGAAATATTCAAATCTATAACCGAAACCGATAAAGAGCTCATGGCACCAGCAGGCGAAGAGGATGGCAAATCGCATGGACTTGAGAGTGATGGCATCTCAGACGATTTCAGTCTTTATTCCACCACTGATGATGAGGACCAAGGCGAAGAGGAGATGAACAGTGAACGTCAACGCCTTCGTGATTATCAGATGTTTCGTGTGGTTCAGAGTTATGTGCTAGTCAACAACAATCAGGAAGTGCCCCATCCTGTGGTACTGAAGCAAATGTTACTAGCGGAACGTTACATCTATCGTTTGCACCATCGACCCGAAGTTTATGCCCTACATCAGCAAGTCTATCAGAGCTATGTGAAACAAGACAAGTCAGCCACTAAAGCCAAGGCTGTCAATGTGAAACATTTTACCGTCCAGCCCATTCCCTGTGAACAACACGGCTATGTCCTTGATCTGGGTCTGATGCCACTTAATACGCTACGTCGTTTTGAAATACGCCTACATTTCTATGGACCCGGGAAATTAAAAGCATCTGCCCGGACAGCGGTTCGTATACCGGGACTCTATGTGGATTTCCAAGTCGGAAACCA TGCCGACAAAAAGTTCTCCTTTTGGGCTGAGAAGTGCACAGCTCTGGAATACTTTAAGGATAAATATCGCAATATGGTGGAGCGTGTTACGTCCAATCCCGAGGAAAGTTTCCGTCTAAAGCATGCACATTCCTTTGATTTGGATCGAAGTACCAGACACCAACGTAATCTCCATTCCAAAGATCGTCATATAATTGACGAGTATTACAATAGTCTGAATCTCTCCGTCTATCCAGACCATAAGCATCATTTCACCTTGGCCAAAGTCTTCTCAGCCTCTCCAACAAACTTCTCTGGCGTTGATATTCACCTTGTGGGTTTCTTTAAGCCTGAGTCCAAGTTTTATGAACGAAATCAAATTCTACAGGACTATATCTATATAGAT CTCCATTTGGGACCCACTTTACCCATTCTTCTAAAAGGTCGTCTAGTTTAG
- the LOC6643999 gene encoding serine/threonine-protein phosphatase 1 regulatory subunit 10: MPRIVPLQLLKCLRVLLDNNGGILSGQEVKRIAGLMAKYSKKLVSKCVYVQILKSTKTELLDDFMAVGGWSLVYNWLNDAIRAMNWPLVQEILELLLLSPVDVNRLKINSAPVLVKGLCRDGGNEGVRILAKRLVEQWLKIVTENTSEVIAASAAAATSSTPQPQQTVVSTTTATATIPAEPETSSASSDSMDSSSGPSASAPLTLNYTITSAPPNQNNSKTKNLTIKLKTVDKSLLSVQQCGDDQDDDYDNDDEAASQIVNKQTNLSNLDDSCSAKTNDELEEDVEAKKSKSSRDKTSSKRSEKDKDRDKDKERKSSSSSSHRSSSSSHKSSSSSSSSSSKSSSSKSSSHRSSSDKSRDKDKPRSSSSSSSSSSKDKERSSSSSNKHKSSKSSSSSSSSSSSSSSGQRKEKEKTSLSSSSSSSSSSKRESLEKDNKLMPPPTTDNLNKKDSDSTPPKPRSIPIMSRKASISIEVRRDTEKGATVKTYQSKFRSHGLTEEAPPPPSRKGLKKPTSSAPSSVATSLGTTEKIPLKRPSPPPSLTSPLTSPVVESKKPKIDLSTINGLVERPGSAKLIAPKKIQTLVETNLFSDALAASIEPKKVVKRKRNATATSPTAEKDGVPLAPLKFYQDTLDESKSLEESTKSDDSSKENDESRDKDDIDDDDIPLKRVKEDIEQRVRKEKGEAATAEEGSNPETAEEEYEPPEPKKPGPGCGPDGPPGVLMLHRRRGPKKKLTWQPEDKLTQIRYFEVDRSERVNVTKQSFLEMKNMERYSERDALNIARRGFDDIMEPQMEWRPLIEVDNVPDHPNGNLSKQRQVQADREATTLRALYFSPDMIPDSATEAELEPHFAHDIPLIPMDDLTGNPDAVNDYSALPWPEPKGYANSGIGVANSGNMNLNSPDIGFNDPIIPPIGGPLGPIGGPMGPMGVGPPPPVNNIGMGMGHNAFQPFGHLGNNFMPNPQQQQQQQQQQQQQQQQQPQMPMNGPPPGIWMNGPGGLDMNQGGGGGMPPPHQNFMGGNQFGSPGGGPVGPFGGPGNFNQFGPMMMNGPGPGPGPMMNGPNGPMQNGPNGPMQNGPNGPMQNGRHNNKRNNKNNGNGNWRSGGNNFQDGGGGNWRSAGSGSNRGGGGNTGICKQFMRGHCSMGKACKYVHPQKKNNNRM; the protein is encoded by the exons ATG cCACGGATTGTGCCTTTGCAATTATTAAAATGCCTGCGGGTACTTTTAGACAACAATGGTGGCATATTAAGTGGCCAGGAAGTGAAACGGATAGCTGG ACTTATGGCAAAATATTCCAAAAAGCTGGTTTCCAAATGTGTTTATGTACAAATATTGAAATCGACAAAAACTGAGTTGCTTGACGACTTCATGGCTGTGGGTGGATGGTCTTTGGTCTACAACTGGTTAAATGATGCCATTAGGGCGATGAACTGGCCTTTGGTTCAGGAGATTTTGGAACTATTGCTACTATCCCCGGTAGATGTCAATCGATTGAAAATCAATTCAGCACCCGTTTTAGTTAAAGGATTGTGTCGAGATGGCGGCAATGAGG GAGTACGGATATTGGCCAAGCGGTTGGTAGAACAATGGTTAAAGATTGTCACAGAGAACACATCAGAAGTTATTGCGGCATCTGCAGCAGCTGCTACTTCATCCACACCGCAGCCCCAGCAGACCGTGGTTTCTACAACGACGGCAACGGCTACAATACCCGCAGAACCTGAGACTTCTTCAGCATCATCGGACAGCATGGATAGCTCGAGTGGCCCTTCAGCTTCTGCTCCATTAACTTTAAATTATACCATTACCTCTGCCCCCCCGAATCAGAATAACAGCAAAACGAAGAACTTGACTATCAAATTGAAGACAGTTGATAAATCGTTATTGTCTGTTCAGCAATGTGGAGATGACCaggatgatgattatgataaTGACGATGAGGCAGCATCGCAAATTGTCAATAAGCAAACAAATTTGTCAAATTTAGATGATAGTTGTtcagcaaaaacaaatgatGAACTGGAGGAGGATGTGGAGgcgaaaaaatcaaaaagctCACGAGACAAAACTTCCAGTAAAAGGTCAGAAAAGGATAAAGATCGTGACAAGGACAAGGAACGAAAGTCCTCGTCTAGCAGTAGTCATAGATCATCTTCATCTAGCCAtaagtcgtcgtcgtcctccTCCTCATCATCCTCTAAGAGTTCCTCTTCGAAAAGCTCCTCTCATCGCAGTTCGAGTGACAAAAGTCGTGACAAAGACAAACCTCGCTCTAGTTCCAGTTCGAGTTCAAGTTCTAGTAAAGATAAAGAGCGGAGTAGTAGTTCCTCGAATAAGCACAAGTCGTCTAAGAGTTCTTCATCTTCTTCCTCTTCCTCTTCGTCGTCCTCCTCTGGTCAGCGAAAAGAAAAGGAGAAGACGTCGTTGTCCTCTTCGTCGTCATCTTCTTCCTCTTCTAAGAGAGAGTCGCTTGAGAAAGACAACAAGCTTATGCCCCCACCGACTACTGATAATTTGAACAAAAAAGATTCTGATTCCACACCGCCCAAGCCTAGATCAATACCGATTATGTCTAGGAAAGCCTCAATATCGATTGAGGTTCGTCGTGATACAGAAAAGGGTGCTACAGTTAAAACGTATCAATCGAAATTTCGTTCTCATGGTTTAACCGAAGAGGCACCACCGCCGCCTTCGCGCAAAGGACTAAAGAAGCCTACTTCATCGGCACCAAGCAGTGTGGCCACGTCTCTGGGAACGACGGAGAAAATCCCGCTGAAGAGACCCTCACCGCCGCCATCGCTGACATCTCCACTCACCTCCCCAGTGGTCGAGAGCAAGAAGCCCAAAATTGATCTTAGCACCATCAACGGTCTTGTGGAGCGTCCCGGCTCCGCAAAGCTCATAGCACCTAAAAAGA TTCAAACTTTGGTAGAGACAAATCTTTTTTCGGATGCTTTGGCCGCCTCGATTGAGCCCAAGAAGGTGGTTAAGCGTAAGAGAAATGCAACGGCCACATCACCAACTGCTGAGAAAGATGGTGTACCATTGGCTCCTCTGAAATTCTATCAGGACACGCTGGATGAGTCCAAGAGTTTGGAGGAGAGCACCAAATCGGATGACAGCAGCAAAGAGAATGACGAAAGCAGGGACAAAGATGAcatcgatgatgatgatattcCTCTAAAACGTGTCAAAGAGGATATCGAGCAGCGAGTGAGAAAGGAGAAGGGTGAAGCGGCAACAGCTGAGGAAGGATCAAATCCTGAGACGGCTGAAGAAGAATACGAGCCCCCAGAGCCTAAGAAACCGGGCCCTGGCTGTGGTCCAGACGGTCCTCCAGGTGTTCTGATGCTCCATAGACGAAGGGGTCCTAAAAAGAAGCTAACGTGGCAACCAGAGGATAAACTCACTCAGATTCGTTACTTTGAAGTCGATCGCTCCGAGCGGGTGAATGTGACAAAACAAAGTTTCCTGGAAATGAAGAACATGGAGCGTTATAGCGAACGCGATGCCTTGAATATAGCTCGCCGAGGCTTCGATGACATCATGGAGCCACAAATGGAATGGCGACCACTGATAGAAGTGGATAATGTCCCTGATCATCCCAATGGAAATTTGTCGAAGCAGCGCCAAGTTCAAGCCGACCGAGAAGCTACCACGTTGCGGGCTTTGTATTTCTCACCCGACATGATACCTGATAGTGCTACCGAGGCTGAATTGGAGCCACATTTCGCTCATGACATCCCACTGATACCTATGGATGATCTCACTGGTAATCCGGATGCGGTCAATGACTACAGTGCCTTGCCCTGGCCAGAGCCGAAGGGTTATGCCAACAGCGGCATAGGTGTAGCAAATAGTGGCAATATGAATCTGAATTCCCCTGATATAGGGTTTAATGATCCAATTATACCGCCTATTGGTGGACCGTTAGGACCGATTGGAGGACCAATGGGACCCATGGGGGTAGGACCACCGCCTCCGGTCAATAATATCGGCATGGGCATGGGACATAATGCCTTCCAGCCCTTTGGTCATTTAGGCAATAATTTTATGCCGAAtccacagcaacagcagcagcagcaacaacaacagcagcagcagcagcagcagcaaccacaGATGCCCATGAATGGTCCACCTCCAGGAATTTGGATGAATGGTCCTGGTGGCCTAGATATGAATCAAGGTGGAGGCGGAGGAATGCCGCCACCTCATCAAAACTTTATGGGCGGCAATCAGTTCGGTAGCCCAGGTGGCGGACCAGTTGGTCCTTTTGGTGGCCCAGGAAATTTCAATCAGTTTGGTCCCATGATGATGAATGGACCTGGTCCTGGGCCCGGTCCCATGATGAATGGACCCAATGGGCCGATGCAAAATGGCCCGAACGGACCAATGCAAAATGGACCCAATGGTCCCATGCAAAATGGACGACACAATAACAAACGGAATAACAAGAATAACGGAAATGGAAATTGGCGAAGCGGTGGCAATAATTTTCAGGACGGAGGCGGTGGCAATTGGCGCTCAGCGGGCTCTGGCTCCAATCGCGGTGGCGGAGGAAACACTGGCATCTGTAAACAATTCATGCGTGGACACTGCTCCATGGGCAAAGCCTGCAAGTATGTGCATCCGCAGAAAAAGAACAATAACCGCATGTAG